One window of Atribacter laminatus genomic DNA carries:
- a CDS encoding NAD(P)-dependent oxidoreductase: MKVLVAGIHFESIIYFLRKNLPEYESCQIPASRVVEEAIDASVIIPTMTRINRHIINSAPHLILIQQWGSGLEGVEVSAATENGVAVANVPTHGTGNAESVAEWCVMSAIALSRSFPSIQESVWKGFPWGVPCGNSLMGKTAGIVGVGGIGVELAKRLIPFRMKLIGVKKNPHHLPPGLSFEWVKGMNSFPELLSLADYIFLCLPQNENTRCLFNRKAFQAIKNGAYLINPARGGLIDREALSDALKDERLAGVAMDVFWQEPTNPYDPLLQHPKLLVTPHIAGATDTSYQGIAEGVVKNIRLALSGKIPNNCVNPEVLSHSKWKK, translated from the coding sequence ATGAAAGTATTGGTTGCAGGTATCCATTTTGAATCGATTATCTATTTTTTAAGAAAAAACTTACCCGAATACGAGTCCTGTCAAATACCCGCTTCGAGAGTAGTTGAGGAAGCAATAGATGCGTCGGTTATAATACCAACCATGACTCGAATTAATCGTCACATAATCAATAGCGCCCCTCATCTCATACTCATTCAACAATGGGGTTCTGGTTTGGAAGGGGTTGAAGTCTCAGCTGCTACAGAAAACGGCGTGGCAGTTGCCAATGTTCCAACCCACGGTACTGGAAATGCTGAGTCGGTTGCGGAATGGTGTGTCATGTCAGCAATTGCTTTAAGCCGTTCATTCCCATCAATTCAAGAATCGGTTTGGAAGGGTTTTCCATGGGGAGTCCCTTGTGGGAATAGCCTTATGGGAAAAACTGCCGGAATTGTAGGAGTTGGAGGAATAGGAGTGGAATTAGCTAAAAGACTGATCCCCTTTCGAATGAAATTGATTGGTGTGAAAAAAAACCCTCATCACCTTCCTCCAGGTTTGAGTTTTGAATGGGTAAAGGGGATGAACTCCTTTCCCGAGCTATTAAGCCTAGCTGATTATATTTTTTTGTGCTTGCCACAAAACGAAAATACTCGTTGCCTTTTTAATCGCAAAGCATTTCAGGCAATTAAGAATGGTGCTTATCTCATTAACCCAGCTCGGGGCGGATTGATTGATCGAGAAGCCCTTTCCGATGCACTGAAGGATGAACGATTAGCGGGAGTAGCAATGGACGTATTTTGGCAGGAACCTACCAATCCTTACGATCCTCTCCTACAGCATCCCAAGTTGTTGGTGACTCCTCATATAGCAGGGGCAACCGATACTTCCTATCAGGGTATTGCCGAGGGGGTTGTAAAAAATATTCGATTAGCACTTTCGGGTAAAATACCAAATAATTGTGTTAACCCAGAAGTCTTATCTCATTCAAAGTGGAAAAAATAA
- a CDS encoding alpha/beta fold hydrolase produces the protein MKVSRNSHNQKKGKHYFLINFSIVFLLLFLSGCFILVDITDSPYGYAGRWQGLPLFEPGEDYGKDKPSQIFFVHINQIGEKIFGVLSRVDSYGFSEGPISGEQKDKNITFTAKFHSEKLTFEGLWVDDQRAWVGKWSNDLGQKGQVLFEVHKSNADQSKGFWTMKNHLTMKGGVGKPVVFIHGMNSDGSRWNKLLNELEKRGFYDNHQVWVFQYNWTELIAVNGLDLYKKMNENGIENPIIIAHSMGGLVARSYIAQGGTVDKLITFGTPHLGTPLADLGAKLLGSDNFSTWIQESLMPGVADMKETSSFITDLSSNQNDIENRKKYIVFASIIDSQPIHTTICQNDNCQSKVVWKWQRNDYFDNLTLICYRMIPGENDGYVPKDSALFKGNTVLSKNQYFLNGFLDHSQLVDPEKSTEIVSFLMNLGQ, from the coding sequence ATGAAAGTATCAAGAAATAGCCATAATCAAAAAAAAGGCAAACACTATTTTTTAATTAATTTTTCCATAGTTTTTCTTTTACTATTTTTATCTGGCTGCTTTATCCTGGTTGATATTACTGATAGTCCTTATGGTTATGCTGGTCGATGGCAAGGCTTGCCGCTTTTCGAGCCAGGTGAGGATTATGGGAAAGACAAACCAAGTCAAATATTCTTTGTTCATATAAATCAAATAGGAGAGAAGATATTTGGAGTCCTTTCTCGAGTTGATTCGTATGGTTTTTCGGAAGGTCCAATTTCAGGTGAACAAAAGGATAAAAATATCACCTTTACCGCGAAATTCCATAGTGAAAAACTGACTTTTGAAGGTTTATGGGTTGATGATCAAAGAGCTTGGGTGGGGAAATGGTCAAACGACCTCGGACAAAAGGGGCAAGTACTATTTGAAGTTCATAAATCCAACGCTGACCAATCAAAAGGATTTTGGACCATGAAAAATCATTTAACTATGAAGGGAGGAGTTGGGAAACCAGTTGTTTTTATCCATGGGATGAACAGCGATGGAAGCCGGTGGAATAAATTATTAAATGAATTGGAAAAAAGAGGTTTTTATGATAATCATCAAGTTTGGGTATTCCAATATAATTGGACAGAATTAATTGCAGTGAACGGCCTTGATCTTTATAAAAAAATGAATGAAAATGGAATTGAAAATCCGATTATTATTGCCCATTCCATGGGGGGGTTAGTAGCTCGGTCTTATATTGCTCAAGGTGGTACGGTTGATAAACTGATCACATTTGGCACGCCGCATCTCGGAACCCCCTTAGCAGACCTTGGTGCCAAATTGCTCGGATCAGATAATTTTAGCACTTGGATTCAAGAGTCTCTCATGCCAGGGGTTGCCGACATGAAAGAGACTTCGTCTTTTATTACCGATCTTTCTTCCAATCAAAATGATATCGAAAACCGAAAAAAATATATTGTATTTGCTAGTATTATAGATAGCCAACCAATTCATACCACAATTTGTCAAAATGATAATTGTCAGTCAAAAGTGGTTTGGAAGTGGCAACGAAATGACTATTTCGACAATCTGACACTTATTTGTTATAGAATGATCCCTGGTGAGAATGACGGATATGTTCCTAAGGATTCAGCGCTTTTTAAAGGAAATACAGTTTTATCAAAAAATCAATATTTCTTGAACGGTTTCCTTGATCATTCACAACTCGTAGATCCCGAAAAATCAACCGAGATTGTTTCGTTTCTTATGAACTTAGGGCAATAA
- a CDS encoding SGNH/GDSL hydrolase family protein, which produces MKNEEIKEVLCFGDSLTWGWNPVDRGRYPFEKRWTGVLQKELGKDYRIIEEGLNGRTTIWDDPIEGEKNGKKYLIPCLESHMPLDLVIIMLGTNDLKLRFNKSAFDIAAAADSLIQLVQKSQAGRDSQSPKSLLVSPPPLGKLTDWEEMMEGGYEKSKKLAGYYEMFARDHQYFFFNAGEVVKTSDLDGLHWEEGENLKFGKAVAKKVKEIFV; this is translated from the coding sequence ATGAAAAATGAAGAAATTAAAGAGGTTCTTTGTTTTGGTGATTCTTTAACTTGGGGTTGGAATCCGGTTGATAGGGGAAGATATCCTTTTGAGAAAAGATGGACCGGAGTTTTACAAAAAGAACTGGGTAAAGATTATCGAATAATCGAAGAAGGACTAAATGGAAGAACCACCATATGGGATGATCCGATTGAAGGGGAAAAGAACGGTAAAAAATACCTCATTCCCTGCCTGGAATCACACATGCCTTTAGATCTTGTTATTATCATGTTGGGGACCAATGACCTCAAACTGAGATTTAACAAATCAGCTTTTGATATTGCCGCAGCCGCAGATTCATTAATACAATTAGTTCAAAAAAGCCAAGCCGGTCGTGATTCTCAATCTCCTAAATCTTTGCTGGTTTCTCCGCCACCATTAGGAAAATTGACCGATTGGGAAGAAATGATGGAGGGTGGATATGAAAAATCAAAAAAGTTAGCCGGTTATTATGAGATGTTTGCAAGAGATCACCAATACTTTTTTTTCAATGCAGGAGAAGTTGTAAAAACCAGTGATTTGGACGGTCTCCATTGGGAAGAAGGAGAAAATTTAAAATTTGGGAAAGCCGTGGCCAAAAAAGTCAAAGAAATATTTGTTTGA
- a CDS encoding glycoside hydrolase family 3 protein, with protein MIIGKGFRLRFVGCLFMILIFFFSAFGFAQDNYEIENILSKMSLEEKVGQVIFGFFRGPVLTPELEEMIRDYHLGGIILYSSAGNTESPIQVASLINAVQYCAEKHRQIPPLVSIDQEGGLVARLTEGVTVFPGNMALGATRNTELAKKAAEICARELRILGITLNFAPVVDVNSNPANPIIGIRSFGSDPEIVSTLGATMIEPYKKERVLCTAKHFPGHGDAGIDSHTGLPFINRSREDLEKVELVPFLQMVQNGVPAVMSAHIVVPDLSEGDDFPATLSKEILSILRDDWGFNGLIITDSMGMGAIDQRWGMEEASILAFQAGADVLLFGADKNHEPAEQKAVYQALLGAVQTGRIRESRLDESVKRILYAKTDAAVFSNSYPDFANIDELASPESYKIAREIAMQSITLIKNSEHLLPIDKQVSIPIIWPKDYEKSLQLLLKNCPNLKPFLLSIEPSDEERKALREKIQKNDMKIIACYDLHRNTQWKELVDSLSNEKTILIAMRSPYDFLKVTDYGAAIATYGDRPVSIEALGCILKGEIQPNGQLPVELPGQYQLGWGLKEF; from the coding sequence ATGATTATAGGGAAAGGATTTCGGTTAAGGTTTGTTGGATGCCTATTCATGATATTGATTTTTTTCTTCAGCGCCTTTGGGTTCGCTCAAGATAATTATGAAATCGAGAACATTCTTAGTAAAATGTCACTCGAGGAAAAAGTTGGACAGGTTATCTTTGGATTTTTTCGAGGTCCGGTTTTGACTCCAGAATTGGAAGAAATGATTCGAGATTATCATTTAGGGGGGATTATTCTCTATTCCAGTGCAGGGAACACAGAAAGTCCAATTCAAGTCGCCTCTTTGATAAATGCCGTTCAATATTGTGCGGAAAAACATAGACAAATACCTCCCTTGGTTTCAATAGACCAAGAAGGAGGATTGGTTGCTCGACTAACTGAAGGAGTAACAGTATTTCCGGGGAATATGGCTTTAGGAGCGACTAGGAATACTGAACTTGCCAAGAAAGCAGCAGAGATTTGCGCTCGAGAACTACGTATCCTCGGAATTACTTTGAATTTTGCACCAGTCGTTGACGTAAACAGTAATCCGGCAAATCCAATAATCGGTATTCGCTCCTTTGGTTCTGACCCGGAAATTGTTTCAACCCTTGGAGCAACAATGATAGAACCCTACAAAAAAGAGCGAGTCCTCTGCACGGCGAAACATTTTCCCGGTCATGGGGATGCCGGAATCGATTCTCACACCGGTTTACCTTTTATCAATCGAAGCCGAGAAGATTTGGAAAAAGTTGAATTGGTTCCCTTTCTACAAATGGTACAGAATGGTGTACCAGCAGTTATGTCAGCTCACATCGTTGTGCCGGATTTGAGTGAGGGAGACGATTTCCCTGCGACTCTATCGAAAGAAATTTTATCAATTCTCCGTGATGATTGGGGCTTTAATGGTCTTATTATTACAGACTCGATGGGAATGGGAGCGATAGACCAGCGATGGGGCATGGAAGAAGCATCGATACTCGCTTTTCAGGCGGGAGCTGATGTGCTTTTATTTGGAGCGGATAAGAATCATGAACCAGCTGAACAGAAAGCAGTATACCAAGCTCTTTTGGGAGCAGTGCAAACTGGGCGTATTCGTGAAAGCCGATTGGACGAATCGGTAAAAAGAATCTTATACGCTAAAACCGATGCCGCAGTTTTTTCCAATTCATATCCGGATTTTGCGAATATAGATGAATTGGCTTCACCGGAAAGCTATAAAATAGCACGAGAAATTGCCATGCAAAGTATTACATTAATAAAAAACTCAGAACACCTTCTTCCAATTGATAAGCAGGTATCTATCCCAATAATATGGCCAAAAGATTATGAAAAGTCTTTACAGCTCTTATTAAAAAACTGCCCTAATTTGAAACCATTCCTTCTCTCGATTGAACCTTCCGATGAAGAAAGGAAAGCTCTTCGAGAAAAAATTCAAAAGAATGATATGAAGATAATTGCTTGTTATGATCTTCATCGAAATACTCAATGGAAAGAATTGGTTGATTCTTTATCCAACGAGAAAACTATTCTCATTGCTATGCGTTCTCCTTATGATTTTCTTAAAGTGACTGATTATGGGGCGGCTATTGCAACTTATGGAGATCGGCCGGTTAGTATTGAAGCTTTGGGCTGTATTCTTAAGGGCGAAATACAGCCGAATGGTCAACTTCCAGTTGAGCTCCCAGGTCAGTACCAGTTAGGATGGGGTTTGAAAGAATTTTAA
- a CDS encoding FMN-binding protein, with translation MGYKKLLLTSILFLSIFLFVGVLWAESASSQIDENTLNQLKRVFAGADTFERFPGVLPESSDGIVIQEIYQAFVQGTENGLIFKISSPGYRDNIVVLIAFSSLNNQVVGIQILEQNETPSLGDLITQPNFLVQFLKKSINAQFELGDDIEAISGATVSSAAVAKACQEAASFLLNKKDETDNN, from the coding sequence ATGGGCTATAAAAAATTATTATTAACATCCATCCTTTTTCTATCGATATTTTTATTTGTTGGGGTATTATGGGCTGAATCAGCTTCTAGCCAAATCGATGAAAATACGTTGAACCAGCTGAAAAGAGTATTTGCTGGAGCAGATACTTTTGAAAGATTTCCTGGAGTGTTACCAGAGTCTAGCGATGGTATTGTTATTCAAGAGATCTACCAAGCATTTGTTCAAGGGACAGAAAATGGTTTAATTTTTAAAATATCAAGTCCCGGATATCGTGACAATATCGTTGTTTTAATTGCTTTCTCTTCTTTGAATAATCAGGTAGTTGGCATTCAAATCTTAGAACAAAACGAAACCCCTTCATTAGGGGATCTTATTACCCAACCAAATTTCTTAGTTCAATTTTTAAAAAAATCAATTAATGCTCAATTTGAATTAGGAGACGACATCGAAGCCATTAGCGGTGCAACGGTTTCTTCGGCTGCGGTTGCAAAAGCATGCCAAGAAGCTGCAAGTTTTTTATTGAACAAAAAAGATGAAACGGATAATAATTAG
- a CDS encoding sugar ABC transporter ATP-binding protein, which produces MPELLVMEGINKAFFGVKVLKDIQFRLHEGEVHVILGENGAGKSTLIKILSGAYTLDSGKVFLEGKEVDMASYSPEVASRLGIATIYQNFHLVPHLSIAENISLSNFPVKKGGIDWKSVQKRARDVLENIHFSVDPNTLVKKLSVSQQQMLEIAIALSKNAKIIIMDEPTAAISKKEVETLFQLIADIKKKKVGIIYISHKLEEIKVIGDTITVLRDGKNVGTMGAKEAELNEIVSLMIGKEMKTLEKKKQHLSSEVMIELKSLRRKGIFEDISFQIGKGEIVGLTGLIGAGKTELARAIFGVDRLDAGKCFFQEKEINIKNPKEAVQHGIGYLPEDRDVSGLCLNMPVKDNVTLVYLAKLKERLFGIPAEKALAQKYINQLKIKTTGVYQQVKYLSGGNKQKVIFAKWLAAHCQFLILDEPTIGIDVGAREEIYNLIFDFVESGEKAVLFLSSDISEILSVSDRILVMSQGRLIAELDPSTTTKQEIMARCLNLN; this is translated from the coding sequence ATGCCTGAATTATTAGTAATGGAAGGAATTAACAAAGCATTTTTTGGTGTTAAAGTCTTAAAAGACATTCAATTTCGTCTTCACGAGGGCGAAGTGCATGTTATTTTGGGTGAAAATGGAGCGGGAAAATCTACACTTATAAAAATTTTAAGTGGTGCCTATACCCTTGATTCGGGGAAGGTATTTTTAGAGGGGAAAGAAGTTGACATGGCTTCTTACAGCCCTGAGGTTGCATCTCGCCTGGGAATTGCAACTATATATCAAAATTTTCATCTAGTTCCTCACTTATCCATAGCAGAAAATATCTCTTTATCTAATTTTCCAGTGAAAAAAGGAGGGATCGATTGGAAATCAGTTCAAAAAAGAGCAAGAGATGTTTTAGAAAATATTCATTTTTCTGTAGACCCCAATACTTTGGTAAAAAAATTAAGCGTATCCCAGCAACAAATGTTGGAAATAGCTATTGCCTTGTCAAAAAATGCCAAAATCATCATTATGGATGAACCAACCGCAGCAATTAGCAAAAAAGAAGTTGAAACCCTTTTCCAACTTATTGCTGATATTAAAAAGAAAAAGGTCGGCATTATCTATATTTCTCATAAATTGGAAGAAATTAAAGTAATAGGTGATACGATTACTGTTTTACGAGATGGAAAAAACGTTGGAACAATGGGAGCCAAAGAAGCAGAATTAAATGAGATCGTTAGCTTAATGATTGGGAAGGAAATGAAAACCCTTGAAAAGAAAAAACAACATCTTTCGTCTGAAGTGATGATCGAATTAAAATCTCTCCGTCGTAAGGGGATCTTTGAAGATATAAGCTTTCAAATAGGGAAGGGTGAAATTGTTGGATTAACCGGTCTTATTGGGGCTGGAAAGACAGAATTGGCTCGGGCAATATTTGGTGTTGATAGATTAGACGCAGGCAAATGTTTTTTCCAGGAGAAAGAAATCAACATAAAGAATCCAAAGGAAGCCGTCCAACACGGTATAGGATATTTACCTGAGGATAGAGACGTGTCTGGTTTATGTTTGAATATGCCAGTTAAAGATAACGTGACTTTAGTTTATTTAGCCAAATTGAAAGAAAGACTATTTGGTATTCCTGCTGAAAAAGCTTTAGCTCAAAAATATATCAATCAATTAAAAATTAAAACGACCGGTGTTTATCAACAGGTTAAATATTTAAGTGGTGGCAACAAACAAAAAGTAATTTTTGCCAAGTGGTTAGCTGCCCATTGCCAATTTTTGATATTAGATGAACCTACTATCGGGATAGATGTGGGAGCACGGGAAGAGATATATAATCTTATATTTGATTTTGTGGAATCTGGAGAAAAGGCGGTACTTTTTCTTTCCAGTGATATTTCAGAAATCCTATCGGTTAGTGATCGAATTTTAGTTATGTCTCAAGGACGGCTTATAGCTGAACTCGACCCAAGCACGACTACCAAGCAGGAAATAATGGCTCGATGTTTAAATCTTAATTAA
- the mscL gene encoding large-conductance mechanosensitive channel protein MscL produces MTDEFKEFIGRGNVVDLAVGFIIGTAFGAIVKSLVDDVIMPPIGLALGKVDFANLFAVLKEGDTPPPYNTVAAAKEAGAVTLNYGLFINSIITFLIIALAVFMIVKVINNMQRKKEAPPAAPTTKDCPFCFTAIPIKAVRCPNCTSELSKS; encoded by the coding sequence ATAACCGATGAGTTTAAAGAGTTTATAGGCCGTGGAAATGTGGTTGATCTTGCTGTTGGTTTCATCATTGGTACCGCTTTTGGGGCAATTGTTAAATCGCTCGTCGATGACGTCATCATGCCTCCAATCGGCTTAGCTTTGGGTAAGGTTGATTTTGCCAACCTTTTTGCAGTGTTAAAGGAAGGAGATACACCTCCACCCTATAATACCGTTGCAGCTGCCAAGGAAGCAGGAGCGGTCACCCTGAACTACGGTTTGTTTATTAACAGTATAATAACTTTTCTTATTATTGCATTGGCAGTATTCATGATTGTAAAAGTCATCAACAATATGCAACGGAAAAAAGAAGCACCACCCGCTGCCCCAACCACCAAAGACTGTCCTTTCTGCTTTACCGCAATACCTATTAAAGCCGTTCGTTGCCCTAATTGCACCTCAGAATTATCGAAAAGCTAA
- a CDS encoding SDR family NAD(P)-dependent oxidoreductase yields the protein MPGVSGHVALITGGSRGIGRGISLRLAHGGAKIAINYYQNENTAQETLDQIRSLGGEGIAFRADVSKKDQVKRMFEYIQENFGLVDILVNNAGEGQLRSKSTTIVDEEMWDRLYQVNIKGVFLCCAHALPMMIEKQWGRIINISSTAAITGGSSGSHYAATKGAIIPYSKALARDYASQGITVNVVAPGKIETDLFHSTITPEAIPQLIKKIPVGRLGQPADIAESVFFFASEEAGFVTGQVMVVAGGYA from the coding sequence ATGCCTGGTGTAAGTGGTCATGTTGCTTTAATTACCGGGGGAAGTCGCGGTATTGGAAGGGGAATTTCTCTTCGTCTTGCTCATGGAGGAGCAAAAATTGCTATTAATTACTATCAAAATGAAAATACTGCTCAGGAAACGCTTGACCAAATACGTTCCTTAGGTGGTGAAGGAATAGCTTTTCGTGCTGATGTATCAAAAAAGGACCAAGTAAAGAGGATGTTTGAATATATTCAGGAGAATTTCGGTTTGGTTGATATCTTGGTCAATAATGCCGGAGAGGGTCAATTACGGAGTAAGTCAACAACGATTGTAGATGAGGAAATGTGGGATCGACTTTATCAGGTCAATATCAAAGGTGTTTTCTTATGCTGTGCTCATGCCCTACCAATGATGATAGAAAAACAGTGGGGAAGAATTATCAATATTTCTTCAACAGCGGCTATTACAGGTGGGTCTTCAGGATCACATTATGCCGCAACCAAGGGGGCAATCATTCCTTACAGTAAGGCTTTGGCTCGAGATTATGCTTCACAGGGAATTACTGTTAATGTTGTTGCACCTGGAAAGATTGAAACCGATCTTTTCCACTCCACCATAACACCCGAGGCTATTCCTCAACTTATTAAAAAAATACCAGTTGGTAGGTTAGGACAACCTGCAGATATTGCAGAAAGTGTATTCTTTTTTGCGTCTGAAGAGGCCGGGTTTGTAACAGGACAAGTTATGGTTGTTGCTGGTGGATATGCTTAA
- the nudC gene encoding NAD(+) diphosphatase, whose amino-acid sequence MTTDAKLKQKSSLLDNFTPFYSPPQDTGSFSMWFIFYKNQLLIQEKQGSYHIPLLNIVEQEKLPLTNQLYLGQYDSIHCFGAELNPKTSIPSGYQSLGLRQLFGLISDDLLALAGRAIHLLYWDSTTQFCGRCGHATILKTDERAKECPQCGLINYPQLAPAVIILIEKGDEILLARSPRFKTGMYSVIAGFVEPGETLEQAVSREIREEVGIEVHNIHYFGSQHWPFPQSLMIAFTAEYLSGQITIDHREIEDADWFTIENLPPIPSKMSISRWLIDWFIEKHSKVK is encoded by the coding sequence ATGACTACAGATGCGAAGCTAAAGCAGAAAAGTTCTTTATTAGATAATTTTACCCCCTTTTATTCTCCTCCCCAAGATACTGGTAGTTTCAGCATGTGGTTTATTTTTTACAAGAACCAGCTTTTAATTCAAGAAAAACAAGGTTCTTATCATATACCACTTCTCAATATTGTAGAACAAGAAAAACTCCCTTTGACAAATCAGTTGTACTTGGGTCAGTATGATTCGATCCATTGCTTTGGAGCAGAGCTGAATCCTAAAACATCTATTCCATCCGGGTATCAATCTTTAGGACTGCGTCAACTTTTTGGTTTGATCAGTGATGACTTATTAGCCCTTGCTGGGCGTGCAATTCACTTACTTTATTGGGATTCAACTACACAGTTTTGTGGGCGTTGTGGTCATGCTACCATACTTAAAACTGATGAACGGGCCAAAGAATGTCCTCAATGCGGCTTAATTAATTACCCCCAACTGGCTCCTGCCGTTATTATTTTAATTGAAAAGGGTGATGAGATTTTATTAGCTCGATCTCCCCGTTTTAAAACAGGCATGTATAGCGTTATTGCTGGGTTTGTCGAACCTGGAGAAACTTTAGAGCAAGCAGTATCAAGAGAGATACGCGAAGAAGTCGGGATCGAAGTTCATAATATCCATTATTTTGGAAGTCAGCATTGGCCATTCCCTCAGTCTCTTATGATAGCTTTTACAGCCGAGTATCTAAGTGGTCAAATCACCATTGATCATCGAGAAATCGAAGACGCCGATTGGTTTACAATTGAAAACCTTCCACCGATACCAAGTAAAATGAGCATCTCCCGGTGGTTAATCGATTGGTTTATTGAAAAACATTCTAAGGTTAAATAG
- a CDS encoding ABC transporter permease, with product MNQNLPDEHRKNWDVLSVFQYLYQQQSISMLFILIIMWVILSLLSPYFFTVNNLFEITLQSAVIALIAAGESFVIFSGGIDLSVGSVFAFSAIVGGLALQFSGSVIVSLMASIGAGLFAGFCNGLAIIKLKIPPFVATLGMMGIARGLALILCNGVPIYGLPREYLWIGQGRIAGIVPVPTIIVIILFTIMYFILRNTRFGRFTYSIGSNPEATRLSGIKVSSVTLGIFMICGMFAAIAAVIESARLGTMQPASGNGYELLAIGSVFIGGASIYGGEGNIFASLIGALLVTTIRNGLNILGVSAFYQYVVNGLIIIFAVAADQIRRKH from the coding sequence ATGAACCAAAATCTTCCGGATGAGCATCGAAAAAATTGGGATGTTTTAAGTGTTTTCCAGTATTTGTATCAGCAGCAATCCATATCTATGTTGTTTATTTTAATTATAATGTGGGTCATTCTTTCTTTACTTTCTCCCTATTTTTTTACGGTTAATAATCTTTTTGAAATTACCCTCCAATCAGCAGTAATTGCTTTAATAGCAGCAGGTGAGTCTTTTGTTATCTTTTCCGGGGGAATCGATTTATCGGTGGGTTCGGTTTTTGCCTTTTCGGCGATTGTTGGCGGGTTGGCTTTGCAATTTAGTGGAAGCGTAATCGTATCTTTAATGGCATCAATCGGAGCTGGACTTTTTGCCGGGTTTTGTAATGGTCTAGCTATCATTAAATTAAAAATTCCGCCATTTGTTGCAACTCTTGGAATGATGGGGATTGCTCGAGGACTGGCTTTAATTTTGTGTAATGGAGTTCCAATTTATGGCTTACCGAGGGAATATTTATGGATTGGCCAAGGGAGAATAGCAGGGATTGTGCCAGTACCTACAATCATTGTTATCATTTTGTTTACGATTATGTATTTTATTTTAAGAAACACTCGTTTTGGAAGGTTTACTTACTCCATTGGAAGTAACCCCGAAGCAACCCGTTTATCAGGCATTAAGGTTTCCTCGGTCACCTTGGGAATTTTTATGATTTGTGGCATGTTCGCAGCGATTGCAGCAGTCATTGAATCGGCTCGATTAGGGACCATGCAACCTGCCTCGGGGAATGGATACGAGCTTTTAGCGATCGGTTCGGTTTTTATTGGAGGAGCTAGTATTTATGGGGGTGAAGGCAATATTTTTGCGTCTTTAATAGGAGCTTTATTGGTAACCACTATCCGAAATGGTTTGAATATTTTAGGTGTATCAGCTTTTTATCAATATGTGGTAAATGGTTTAATTATTATTTTCGCAGTTGCAGCTGATCAAATTCGTCGAAAACATTAA